A stretch of Carya illinoinensis cultivar Pawnee chromosome 14, C.illinoinensisPawnee_v1, whole genome shotgun sequence DNA encodes these proteins:
- the LOC122294520 gene encoding cytochrome P450 72A397-like isoform X2 — protein MKSCETAAPSTSTTTDFLASLLQSSKTKSETCDSQEFSHHLLIDFVTWEFNAFLWVSLIAVTALLLRKVVKVFRTWAQARKIPGPPCPSLYGHSKLISRENLTEVLSVLHKKYGSIVKLWLGPTQLLVSMNDPELIKEMLLKAEDKLPLTGRAFRLAFGPSSLFVSSFEKVQRRRESLATELNGRLIERAPVIPTKVVDCIMERVNKFMAEGNLDCKLVSQHMAFTLLGSTLFGDTFLAWSKATVYEELLMMIAKDACFWASYSVTPYWKQGFWRYQRLCTKLKFLTQDIVQQCRKNYKFFLQKDENLHNENANKGMESASGAPSCSGVEMPDNLFLHELNGHLGAREEPCGNIMGVMFHGCLTTAGLIDNLLVRLVTHPRLQDKIYAEIIIARNGSMKQDQQCVDKMHLLLATVYESARLLPSGPLLQRCSLKHDISLKTGVTIPAGAVMVVPVQLVQMDDSSWGQDASEFNPYRFLSKAENRSDLVLDQWNTEKRVHPGDSSSILNDPNNNVAFLPFGSGTRACVGQKFVIQGVATLFASLLEQYEIRLQSGSKGESEPTMNDTIFQLLPSPEIVFVRRNS, from the exons ATGAAATCTTGTGAAACAGCAGCTCCAAGTACCAGTACCACAACTGATTTCCTCGCCTCTCTACTCCAGTCCTCGAAAACTAAATCCGAGACTTGCGATTCCCAGGAATTCTCTCATCATTTGCTCATTGACTTCGTCACCTGGGAATTCAATGCCTTCCTCTGGGTTTCCCTCATCGCCGTCACAGCTCTTCTGCTCCGGAAAGTTGTTAAGGTCTTCCGGACTTGGGCCCAGGCCCGGAAGATCCCCGGGCCTCCGTGTCCCTCTTTGTACGGCCACTCCAAGCTCATTTCTCGGGAAAATCTCACTG AAGTTTTATCGGTTTTACACAAGAAGTATGGATCGATTGTCAAGTTGTGGTTGGGTCCTACTCAGCTTTTGGTGTCAATGAACGATCCAGAACTTATCAAAGAGATGCTTTTAAAGGCTGAGGATAAATTACCTTTGACTGGGAGGGCATTCCGTTTGGCCTTTGGGCCATCGAGCCTCTTTGTTTCATCCTTTGAGAAG GTGCAAAGGAGAAGGGAATCATTGGCAACAGAATTGAATGGGAGATTGATTGAGAGAGCTCCTGTGATTCCCACAAAGGTTGTGGACTGTATCATGGAGAGAGTAAACAAATTCATGGCTGAAGGCAATTTGGATTGTAAATTGGTTTCTCAACATATGGCTTTTACCTTATTGGGATCCACACTCTTTGGAGATACATTCTTGGCTTGGTCCAAGGCAACCGTTTATGAGGAGCTCCTTATGATGATTGCTAAAGATGCTTGCTTTTGGGCCTCATATAGTGTTACTCCTTACTGGAAACAGGGATTTTGGAGGTACCAGCGTCTATGCACAAAGTTGAAATTCTTAACTCAAGATATTGTTCAACAGTGCCGAAAGAACTacaaattttttcttcaaaaggaTGAAAACCTTCATAATGAAAATGCAAATAAGGGAATGGAGTCTGCATCTGGTGCACCATCTTGTTCTGGTGTTGAGATGCCAGATAACTTATTCTTACATGAGTTGAATGGTCATCTTGGTGCAAGAGAAGAACCATGTGGAAATATCATGGGGGTGATGTTCCATGGATGCCTAACTACTGCGGGGTTGATTGATAATTTATTGGTGAGGCTTGTGACGCATCCACGACTTCAGGATAAG ATTTATGCGGAGATAATTATAGCAAGGAATGGGTCAATGAAACAAGACCAGCAATGTGTTGATAAGATGCATTTATTATTAGCAACTGTGTATGAGTCTGCTCGCCTTCTCCCATCTGGGCCTTTGCTTCAGAGATGTTCTTTGAAACATG ACATCAGTCTCAAAACTGGTGTAACCATTCCAGCTGGAGCAGTGATGGTCGTGCCTGTACAGTTGGTACAGATGGATGATTCCAGTTGGGGGCAAGATGCCAGTGAATTCAACCCATATCGATTTTTGTCAAAGGCTGAAAATCGATCTGATTTGGTGCTTGATCAAT GGAATACTGAAAAACGTGTACATCCAGGAGACAGCTCCTCCATCTTAAATGATCCAAACAATAATGTGGCATTTCTTCCGTTTGGTTCTGGTACACGTGCTTGTGTGGGTCAGAAATTTGTAATCCAAGGAGTTGCGACATTATTTGCATCATTGCTTGAACAATATGAG
- the LOC122294520 gene encoding cytochrome P450 72A397-like isoform X1 produces MKSCETAAPSTSTTTDFLASLLQSSKTKSETCDSQEFSHHLLIDFVTWEFNAFLWVSLIAVTALLLRKVVKVFRTWAQARKIPGPPCPSLYGHSKLISRENLTEVLSVLHKKYGSIVKLWLGPTQLLVSMNDPELIKEMLLKAEDKLPLTGRAFRLAFGPSSLFVSSFEKVQRRRESLATELNGRLIERAPVIPTKVVDCIMERVNKFMAEGNLDCKLVSQHMAFTLLGSTLFGDTFLAWSKATVYEELLMMIAKDACFWASYSVTPYWKQGFWRYQRLCTKLKFLTQDIVQQCRKNYKFFLQKDENLHNENANKGMESASGAPSCSGVEMPDNLFLHELNGHLGAREEPCGNIMGVMFHGCLTTAGLIDNLLVRLVTHPRLQDKIYAEIIIARNGSMKQDQQCVDKMHLLLATVYESARLLPSGPLLQRCSLKHDISLKTGVTIPAGAVMVVPVQLVQMDDSSWGQDASEFNPYRFLSKAENRSDLVLDQCRGNTEKRVHPGDSSSILNDPNNNVAFLPFGSGTRACVGQKFVIQGVATLFASLLEQYEIRLQSGSKGESEPTMNDTIFQLLPSPEIVFVRRNS; encoded by the exons ATGAAATCTTGTGAAACAGCAGCTCCAAGTACCAGTACCACAACTGATTTCCTCGCCTCTCTACTCCAGTCCTCGAAAACTAAATCCGAGACTTGCGATTCCCAGGAATTCTCTCATCATTTGCTCATTGACTTCGTCACCTGGGAATTCAATGCCTTCCTCTGGGTTTCCCTCATCGCCGTCACAGCTCTTCTGCTCCGGAAAGTTGTTAAGGTCTTCCGGACTTGGGCCCAGGCCCGGAAGATCCCCGGGCCTCCGTGTCCCTCTTTGTACGGCCACTCCAAGCTCATTTCTCGGGAAAATCTCACTG AAGTTTTATCGGTTTTACACAAGAAGTATGGATCGATTGTCAAGTTGTGGTTGGGTCCTACTCAGCTTTTGGTGTCAATGAACGATCCAGAACTTATCAAAGAGATGCTTTTAAAGGCTGAGGATAAATTACCTTTGACTGGGAGGGCATTCCGTTTGGCCTTTGGGCCATCGAGCCTCTTTGTTTCATCCTTTGAGAAG GTGCAAAGGAGAAGGGAATCATTGGCAACAGAATTGAATGGGAGATTGATTGAGAGAGCTCCTGTGATTCCCACAAAGGTTGTGGACTGTATCATGGAGAGAGTAAACAAATTCATGGCTGAAGGCAATTTGGATTGTAAATTGGTTTCTCAACATATGGCTTTTACCTTATTGGGATCCACACTCTTTGGAGATACATTCTTGGCTTGGTCCAAGGCAACCGTTTATGAGGAGCTCCTTATGATGATTGCTAAAGATGCTTGCTTTTGGGCCTCATATAGTGTTACTCCTTACTGGAAACAGGGATTTTGGAGGTACCAGCGTCTATGCACAAAGTTGAAATTCTTAACTCAAGATATTGTTCAACAGTGCCGAAAGAACTacaaattttttcttcaaaaggaTGAAAACCTTCATAATGAAAATGCAAATAAGGGAATGGAGTCTGCATCTGGTGCACCATCTTGTTCTGGTGTTGAGATGCCAGATAACTTATTCTTACATGAGTTGAATGGTCATCTTGGTGCAAGAGAAGAACCATGTGGAAATATCATGGGGGTGATGTTCCATGGATGCCTAACTACTGCGGGGTTGATTGATAATTTATTGGTGAGGCTTGTGACGCATCCACGACTTCAGGATAAG ATTTATGCGGAGATAATTATAGCAAGGAATGGGTCAATGAAACAAGACCAGCAATGTGTTGATAAGATGCATTTATTATTAGCAACTGTGTATGAGTCTGCTCGCCTTCTCCCATCTGGGCCTTTGCTTCAGAGATGTTCTTTGAAACATG ACATCAGTCTCAAAACTGGTGTAACCATTCCAGCTGGAGCAGTGATGGTCGTGCCTGTACAGTTGGTACAGATGGATGATTCCAGTTGGGGGCAAGATGCCAGTGAATTCAACCCATATCGATTTTTGTCAAAGGCTGAAAATCGATCTGATTTGGTGCTTGATCAATGTAGAG GGAATACTGAAAAACGTGTACATCCAGGAGACAGCTCCTCCATCTTAAATGATCCAAACAATAATGTGGCATTTCTTCCGTTTGGTTCTGGTACACGTGCTTGTGTGGGTCAGAAATTTGTAATCCAAGGAGTTGCGACATTATTTGCATCATTGCTTGAACAATATGAG
- the LOC122295019 gene encoding WAT1-related protein At5g07050-like gives MEKRGCCGGFLEASKPYFAMISLQFGYSGMNILGKVSLNGGMSHYVLVAYCHAFATAVIAPFAFIFERKEQPRITFPVFVQIFVLALLGPVIDQNFYYAGLKYTSPTFSCAISNMLPAMTFVMAVIFRMEKLSLKKVRCQAQLVGTAVTVAGAMLMTLYKGPLVKMVWSKHIHPPKSYGKSSSGNSDKDWFKGSIFLIIATLAWSGLFVLQTHALKTYKNHQLSLTSLMCFVGTLQAIAVTFVMEHKTSVWKIGFGMNLLAAAYAGI, from the exons ATGGAGAAGCGCGGATGCTGCGGCGGCTTCCTAGAAGCCTCGAAACCCTACTTTGCAATGATATCGTTACAATTTGGCTATTCCGGAATGAACATTCTTGGTAAAGTTTCTCTCAACGGAGGGATGAGCCACTACGTGCTGGTGGCTTACTGCCATGCCTTTGCAACTGCGGTCATCGCCCCCTTTGCTTTCATTTTCGAGAG GAAAGAGCAGCCAAGGATTACATTTCCTGTTTTCGTCCAGATATTCGTCCTCGCTCTTCTTGG TCCGGTGATTGATCAGAACTTCTATTATGCCGGTCTGAAATATACGTCGCCAACTTTCTCATGCGCAATAAGCAACATGCTCCCTGCCATGACGTTTGTCATGGCAGTCATATTCAG gatGGAGAAGCTGAGCCTGAAGAAAGTAAGGTGCCAAGCACAGCTAGTGGGAACCGCAGTGACAGTGGCTGGGGCTATGCTAATGACTTTGTACAAAGGACCCTTAGTGAAGATGGTTTGGTCGAAGCACATCCATCCTCCTAAATCTTATGGGAAAAGTTCCTCCGGAAACAGCGACAAGGACTGGTTCAAGGGCTCCATCTTTCTTATCATCGCTACCCTTGCCTGGTCGGGCCTTTTTGTTTTGCAA ACACATGCGTTGAAGACATACAAGAATCATCAGCTGTCTCTTACATCTCTGATGTGCTTTGTGGGCACTCTTCAAGCCATTGCTGTCACCTTTGTCATGGAGCACAAAACCTCCGTTTGGAAAATTGGCTTTGGCATGAATCTCCTTGCTGCCGCCTATGCT GGAATCTGA
- the LOC122294520 gene encoding cytochrome P450 72A397-like isoform X3, giving the protein MKSCETAAPSTSTTTDFLASLLQSSKTKSETCDSQEFSHHLLIDFVTWEFNAFLWVSLIAVTALLLRKVVKVFRTWAQARKIPGPPCPSLYGHSKLISRENLTEVLSVLHKKYGSIVKLWLGPTQLLVSMNDPELIKEMLLKAEDKLPLTGRAFRLAFGPSSLFVSSFEKVQRRRESLATELNGRLIERAPVIPTKVVDCIMERVNKFMAEGNLDCKLVSQHMAFTLLGSTLFGDTFLAWSKATVYEELLMMIAKDACFWASYSVTPYWKQGFWRYQRLCTKLKFLTQDIVQQCRKNYKFFLQKDENLHNENANKGMESASGAPSCSGVEMPDNLFLHELNGHLGAREEPCGNIMGVMFHGCLTTAGLIDNLLVRLVTHPRLQDKIYAEIIIARNGSMKQDQQCVDKMHLLLATVYESARLLPSGPLLQRCSLKHDISLKTGVTIPAGAVMVVPVQLVQMDDSSWGQDASEFNPYRFLSKAENRSDLVLDQCRGNTEKRVHPGDSSSILNDPNNNVAFLPFGSGTRACVGQKFVIQGVATLFASLLEQYEFLVIALEVL; this is encoded by the exons ATGAAATCTTGTGAAACAGCAGCTCCAAGTACCAGTACCACAACTGATTTCCTCGCCTCTCTACTCCAGTCCTCGAAAACTAAATCCGAGACTTGCGATTCCCAGGAATTCTCTCATCATTTGCTCATTGACTTCGTCACCTGGGAATTCAATGCCTTCCTCTGGGTTTCCCTCATCGCCGTCACAGCTCTTCTGCTCCGGAAAGTTGTTAAGGTCTTCCGGACTTGGGCCCAGGCCCGGAAGATCCCCGGGCCTCCGTGTCCCTCTTTGTACGGCCACTCCAAGCTCATTTCTCGGGAAAATCTCACTG AAGTTTTATCGGTTTTACACAAGAAGTATGGATCGATTGTCAAGTTGTGGTTGGGTCCTACTCAGCTTTTGGTGTCAATGAACGATCCAGAACTTATCAAAGAGATGCTTTTAAAGGCTGAGGATAAATTACCTTTGACTGGGAGGGCATTCCGTTTGGCCTTTGGGCCATCGAGCCTCTTTGTTTCATCCTTTGAGAAG GTGCAAAGGAGAAGGGAATCATTGGCAACAGAATTGAATGGGAGATTGATTGAGAGAGCTCCTGTGATTCCCACAAAGGTTGTGGACTGTATCATGGAGAGAGTAAACAAATTCATGGCTGAAGGCAATTTGGATTGTAAATTGGTTTCTCAACATATGGCTTTTACCTTATTGGGATCCACACTCTTTGGAGATACATTCTTGGCTTGGTCCAAGGCAACCGTTTATGAGGAGCTCCTTATGATGATTGCTAAAGATGCTTGCTTTTGGGCCTCATATAGTGTTACTCCTTACTGGAAACAGGGATTTTGGAGGTACCAGCGTCTATGCACAAAGTTGAAATTCTTAACTCAAGATATTGTTCAACAGTGCCGAAAGAACTacaaattttttcttcaaaaggaTGAAAACCTTCATAATGAAAATGCAAATAAGGGAATGGAGTCTGCATCTGGTGCACCATCTTGTTCTGGTGTTGAGATGCCAGATAACTTATTCTTACATGAGTTGAATGGTCATCTTGGTGCAAGAGAAGAACCATGTGGAAATATCATGGGGGTGATGTTCCATGGATGCCTAACTACTGCGGGGTTGATTGATAATTTATTGGTGAGGCTTGTGACGCATCCACGACTTCAGGATAAG ATTTATGCGGAGATAATTATAGCAAGGAATGGGTCAATGAAACAAGACCAGCAATGTGTTGATAAGATGCATTTATTATTAGCAACTGTGTATGAGTCTGCTCGCCTTCTCCCATCTGGGCCTTTGCTTCAGAGATGTTCTTTGAAACATG ACATCAGTCTCAAAACTGGTGTAACCATTCCAGCTGGAGCAGTGATGGTCGTGCCTGTACAGTTGGTACAGATGGATGATTCCAGTTGGGGGCAAGATGCCAGTGAATTCAACCCATATCGATTTTTGTCAAAGGCTGAAAATCGATCTGATTTGGTGCTTGATCAATGTAGAG GGAATACTGAAAAACGTGTACATCCAGGAGACAGCTCCTCCATCTTAAATGATCCAAACAATAATGTGGCATTTCTTCCGTTTGGTTCTGGTACACGTGCTTGTGTGGGTCAGAAATTTGTAATCCAAGGAGTTGCGACATTATTTGCATCATTGCTTGAACAATATGAG ttcctcgtgatcgcgcttgaggttttataa
- the LOC122294520 gene encoding cytokinin hydroxylase-like isoform X4: MKSCETAAPSTSTTTDFLASLLQSSKTKSETCDSQEFSHHLLIDFVTWEFNAFLWVSLIAVTALLLRKVVKVFRTWAQARKIPGPPCPSLYGHSKLISRENLTEVLSVLHKKYGSIVKLWLGPTQLLVSMNDPELIKEMLLKAEDKLPLTGRAFRLAFGPSSLFVSSFEKVQRRRESLATELNGRLIERAPVIPTKVVDCIMERVNKFMAEGNLDCKLVSQHMAFTLLGSTLFGDTFLAWSKATVYEELLMMIAKDACFWASYSVTPYWKQGFWRYQRLCTKLKFLTQDIVQQCRKNYKFFLQKDENLHNENANKGMESASGAPSCSGVEMPDNLFLHELNGHLGAREEPCGNIMGVMFHGCLTTAGLIDNLLVRLVTHPRLQDKIYAEIIIARNGSMKQDQQCVDKMHLLLATVYESARLLPSGPLLQRCSLKHDISLKTGVTIPAGAVMVVPVQLVQMDDSSWGQDASEFNPYRFLSKAENRSDLVLDQCRGFTPTEY, encoded by the exons ATGAAATCTTGTGAAACAGCAGCTCCAAGTACCAGTACCACAACTGATTTCCTCGCCTCTCTACTCCAGTCCTCGAAAACTAAATCCGAGACTTGCGATTCCCAGGAATTCTCTCATCATTTGCTCATTGACTTCGTCACCTGGGAATTCAATGCCTTCCTCTGGGTTTCCCTCATCGCCGTCACAGCTCTTCTGCTCCGGAAAGTTGTTAAGGTCTTCCGGACTTGGGCCCAGGCCCGGAAGATCCCCGGGCCTCCGTGTCCCTCTTTGTACGGCCACTCCAAGCTCATTTCTCGGGAAAATCTCACTG AAGTTTTATCGGTTTTACACAAGAAGTATGGATCGATTGTCAAGTTGTGGTTGGGTCCTACTCAGCTTTTGGTGTCAATGAACGATCCAGAACTTATCAAAGAGATGCTTTTAAAGGCTGAGGATAAATTACCTTTGACTGGGAGGGCATTCCGTTTGGCCTTTGGGCCATCGAGCCTCTTTGTTTCATCCTTTGAGAAG GTGCAAAGGAGAAGGGAATCATTGGCAACAGAATTGAATGGGAGATTGATTGAGAGAGCTCCTGTGATTCCCACAAAGGTTGTGGACTGTATCATGGAGAGAGTAAACAAATTCATGGCTGAAGGCAATTTGGATTGTAAATTGGTTTCTCAACATATGGCTTTTACCTTATTGGGATCCACACTCTTTGGAGATACATTCTTGGCTTGGTCCAAGGCAACCGTTTATGAGGAGCTCCTTATGATGATTGCTAAAGATGCTTGCTTTTGGGCCTCATATAGTGTTACTCCTTACTGGAAACAGGGATTTTGGAGGTACCAGCGTCTATGCACAAAGTTGAAATTCTTAACTCAAGATATTGTTCAACAGTGCCGAAAGAACTacaaattttttcttcaaaaggaTGAAAACCTTCATAATGAAAATGCAAATAAGGGAATGGAGTCTGCATCTGGTGCACCATCTTGTTCTGGTGTTGAGATGCCAGATAACTTATTCTTACATGAGTTGAATGGTCATCTTGGTGCAAGAGAAGAACCATGTGGAAATATCATGGGGGTGATGTTCCATGGATGCCTAACTACTGCGGGGTTGATTGATAATTTATTGGTGAGGCTTGTGACGCATCCACGACTTCAGGATAAG ATTTATGCGGAGATAATTATAGCAAGGAATGGGTCAATGAAACAAGACCAGCAATGTGTTGATAAGATGCATTTATTATTAGCAACTGTGTATGAGTCTGCTCGCCTTCTCCCATCTGGGCCTTTGCTTCAGAGATGTTCTTTGAAACATG ACATCAGTCTCAAAACTGGTGTAACCATTCCAGCTGGAGCAGTGATGGTCGTGCCTGTACAGTTGGTACAGATGGATGATTCCAGTTGGGGGCAAGATGCCAGTGAATTCAACCCATATCGATTTTTGTCAAAGGCTGAAAATCGATCTGATTTGGTGCTTGATCAATGTAGAGGTTTCACTCCTAC GGAATACTGA
- the LOC122295018 gene encoding 65-kDa microtubule-associated protein 5-like, translating to MANMLPTLSPSRTTCASLLRELQILWDEIGESDSDRDKTLLQLEQECLDIYRKRVEKTRKYKADLHQSLAEAEAEINNIASALGEHAFFSRGRGTLKEQISAVKPILAELRSKKRERVKEFSEIQTQVVQICAEIAGNGEPNISSDPQVSESDLTVKKLGELKSHLQELQNEKIFRLLKVNSHIDAVHELAAVLSIDSCKTLNEVHYSLTDPSGSQLKSISNNTLARLTGLIHSLRQEKQQRLQKLHNLGRTLVELWNVMGTSVDEQKGFEHVTSLISSSVNEVSRQGCLALDVIEKTGLEVERLSVLKATKMKELVFKRQNELEEIYRGVHIDVDGDAARQILISLIDSGNVDLSDLLSNMEDQIAKAKDQALSRKDILDKVEKWRYATKEEKWLEEYQRDENRYSSGRGAHKNLKRAEKARNLVSKIPSVCENLTAKVKAWEMEKGTPFLYDKETILCSLEEYIVLRQERQEEKRKFREQRRLQEQLAAEQEAHFGLRPTPKKPLGQSTNVNTMVGTPTGRRLATPSGHRGISAGKEHKESGRVNNIVTENYVALPKNDSVSRAS from the exons ATGGCGAATATGCTACCCACACTCTCTCCGTCTCGCACCACTTGCGCTTCACTCCTTCGCGAATTGCag ATATTATGGGATGAAATTGGGGAGAGTGACAGCGACAGGGACAAGACGCTCCTACAACTCGAGCAAGAGTGCCTTGACATTTACCGGAAGAGGGTTGAGAAAACAAGAAAGTACAAGGCTGACTTGCATCAGTCATTGGCTGAGGCTGAAGCTGAAATTAACAATATCGCCTCTGCCCTTGGGGAACATGCCTTCTTTTCAAGG GGAAGAGGCACTCTTAAGGAGCAGATATCTGCCGTAAAACCTATATTGGCGGAGTTGAGGTCAAAGAAGCGAGAAAGAGTTAAGGAATTTTCAGAAATACAGACTCAGGTTGTTCAGATCTGTGCTGAAATAGCAGGCAATGGTGAACCTAACATTTCTTCTGATCCACAAGTTTCTGAAAGTGATCTGACAGTGAAGAAGTTGGGAGAGCTTAAGTCACACCTTCAGGAACTTCAGAATGAAAAG ATTTTCCGATTACTAAAGGTCAATAGCCATATTGATGCTGTCCATGAGCTGGCAGCTGTGTTGTCAATTGATTCTTGTAAGACGCTTAATGAAGTACACTATAGCTTGACTGATCCCTCAGGTAGTCAATTaaaaagcatcagcaacaacaCGCTTGCTAGATTAACGGGGTTGATCCACTCACTAAGGCAGGAGAAACAACAAAGGCTACAAAAG TTGCATAATCTTGGGAGGACACTGGTAGAGCTATGGAATGTCATGGGCACATCAGTTGATGAGCAAAAAGGTTTTGAGCATGTAACTAGCTTAATTTCTTCCTCGGTAAATGAGGTGTCAAGGCAAGGGTGCCTCGCTCTTGATGTCATTGAAAAG ACTGGGCTAGAAGTTGAACGATTGAGTGTTCTGAAAGCCACAAAGATGAAGGAGTTAGTGTTCAAGAGGCAAAATGAACTAGAAGAAATCTATAGAGGTGTTCATATAGATGTAGATGGTGATGCAGCACGACAAATTCTCATCAGCCTCATAGATTCTG GTAATGTGGATCTGTCTGATCTTCTTTCAAATATGGAAGATCAGATTGCAAAAGCCAAAGATCAAGCTCTAAGCAGGAAGGATATCTTGGACAAGGTAGAGAAGTGGAGATATGCAACCAAGGAGGAGAAGTGGCTGGAAGAATACCAAAGG GATGAAAATCGATATAGCTCTGGAAGAGGAGCACATAAAAATCTGAAACGTGCTGAGAAAGCACGGAATCTGGTCAGCAAAATACCAT CTGTTTGTGAGAATTTGACTGCAAAAGTAAAAGCCTGGGAGATGGAGAAAGGAACCCCTTTCTTATACGACAAG GAAACCATCTTATGTAGCTTGGAAGAGTATATCGTATTACGCCAAGAGAGACAAGAGGAAAAGCGTAAATTTAGG GAGCAGAGACGGCTGCAAGAACAACTTGCTGCAGAACAAGAAGCCCACTTTGGTTTGAGGCCCACACCAAAGAAGCCACTGGGTCAAAGCACCAATGTTAACACCATGGTTGGGACTCCCACTGGTCGTCGTTTGGCAACTCCTTCGGGCCACCGTGGAATATCAGCTGGAAAGGAACATAAAGAGAGTGGCCGGGTCAATAACATAGTTACTGAAAACTACGTCGCTCTTCCAAAGAATGATTCAGTCTCACGGGCCAGTTAG